One Psychrobacillus glaciei genomic region harbors:
- a CDS encoding transcriptional regulator, with protein sequence MRINILKYLYRGQLADMIYMKNRGEMTKRRVKIVSVEDTTFKVYCFLRNTKRTFKIENILAFVPIANHERDVI encoded by the coding sequence GTGCGTATAAATATTTTGAAGTATTTGTATCGTGGGCAATTAGCCGATATGATTTACATGAAAAATAGAGGCGAAATGACGAAAAGAAGAGTGAAAATAGTAAGTGTGGAAGATACTACATTCAAGGTTTATTGCTTTTTAAGAAATACAAAAAGGACTTTTAAAATAGAGAATATACTCGCATTTGTTCCTATCGCAAATCATGAAAGGGATGTTATCTGA
- a CDS encoding MerR family transcriptional regulator, with the protein MTLRIAKGVPDLLKYLEDNGVELSLSTIYRLIRKQEIPFKRINTQTLLFDLNKIDRWIVGDDE; encoded by the coding sequence ATGACGCTACGAATTGCTAAAGGTGTTCCTGATTTGCTGAAGTACCTCGAAGATAACGGGGTAGAACTTAGTCTATCCACGATATATCGACTTATACGCAAACAGGAAATACCATTTAAGCGGATTAATACACAAACTCTTTTATTTGATTTAAACAAGATTGATAGATGGATAGTAGGGGATGATGAGTGA
- a CDS encoding helix-turn-helix domain-containing protein — translation MTSIFSAETQQQMKNEIVEQIMKTVAVLVQEKSQKRYLKFSEACKYASVSPGTLQKWVEKYGLPVSIIEGRKIIDTRDLDALIAKHKI, via the coding sequence TGCGGAAACTCAACAACAAATGAAAAATGAAATAGTAGAACAAATCATGAAGACAGTTGCGGTCTTGGTTCAAGAAAAGAGTCAAAAGAGGTATTTAAAGTTTTCAGAAGCTTGTAAATATGCTTCGGTTTCTCCTGGTACATTGCAAAAATGGGTTGAGAAATATGGCTTACCTGTTTCTATAATTGAAGGCAGAAAAATCATAGATACAAGAGATTTAGATGCATTAATCGCTAAACACAAAATATAA
- a CDS encoding replication-relaxation family protein: MNKRKLNNREESILLLLKKFDFMTRNQLNRYFRLGSKRNTNRVISALSDYLTYVRDGHQFIYYLNATGRAYVECTKIRKKGSHVEHTIMRNEFYLFYGCPHDWRNEVKVSDGKATIICDALFTKSLRYHFLEVDHTQPMSENRTKIARYKELHDNELLAQKLEHFPTIVWLTTSELRRNQLQEACRELPLTKVYTINEIK, translated from the coding sequence TTGAACAAGCGGAAGTTGAACAACCGAGAGGAATCGATACTATTATTATTGAAGAAATTTGATTTCATGACTCGCAATCAGCTTAACCGTTATTTCCGACTAGGATCCAAACGCAATACGAATCGAGTTATCAGCGCATTATCGGATTACCTCACGTATGTACGCGACGGACATCAATTTATTTACTATTTAAACGCAACCGGTAGAGCTTATGTTGAATGTACCAAGATACGTAAAAAGGGCTCTCACGTTGAGCATACGATTATGCGGAATGAATTCTATCTATTTTACGGATGCCCTCACGACTGGCGAAACGAGGTGAAAGTATCAGATGGCAAAGCAACTATTATTTGCGATGCTTTATTCACTAAAAGTCTTCGTTATCACTTTTTAGAGGTGGACCATACTCAACCAATGTCAGAGAATCGTACGAAAATAGCAAGATATAAAGAATTGCATGATAATGAATTGTTAGCACAAAAATTAGAACATTTTCCAACGATTGTGTGGCTCACTACATCTGAATTAAGGCGAAATCAACTACAAGAAGCTTGTAGAGAGTTACCGCTAACAAAAGTATACACAATCAATGAAATCAAATAG
- a CDS encoding DUF3954 domain-containing protein translates to MIERTSNENSILIRSDGSETKLEAPSSGHGEHRIIWKDGKILDVVKEERIRIQEKKI, encoded by the coding sequence ATGATTGAAAGAACTTCAAATGAAAATAGCATCCTTATTCGTTCCGACGGCTCTGAAACTAAACTTGAAGCACCATCAAGTGGACATGGTGAACATCGAATAATCTGGAAAGATGGAAAGATATTAGATGTGGTAAAGGAAGAAAGAATTAGGATTCAAGAAAAAAAAATATAA
- a CDS encoding phage tail tape measure protein, which translates to MAEQEVGRLKVSLSIDSANFEKSISSIDRNLKAMGQEMASARNKGKDWGSSISGLTTKQDTLSRMLSGQETKVSRLRDAYEKSKIETGENSKATENLAIKLNKAVAEYDKTETELKQVTDALKVQQDELKRSLSPWQQLSDKMDTLGSKMKDVGGKMKDVGKNLSLKLTAPLLALGTGAVKAAVDFESGMAGVRKTTDLTDAEFATLTQGIRDMAKEMPAAATEIAGITEQAGQLGIKKEALLSFTRTMADLGVSTNMSSEQASNALARLANITKMNQQDFDKLGSSVVALGNNFATTEGEIVDMALRLAGAGSQIGMSEADILGLSAALSSVGIEAEMGGSAMSRVMVRMQIAATTGLGKVMDLSKKTGMSLRDMQLMAANDGKGFKELAGSLKMTQDEMKSIINAGVDLENFAKVAGMTGEQFKKAFQEDAVGAIASFVEGLGTAEEKGDSAINILEEMGIKEVRLRDSLLRSGGAHKLVADAIELSNKGWTENVALTNEAEQRYATTASKMTVFLNKIKDLGITIGDILIPKVIALMDFIAPLIEKFQGMSTATQNVILVFAGIAAAIGPVLVIVGTLISSIGTIVTAFGTVSAAIAVVTTGVAAATPAVGALAAVFTALTGPVGLIILSIAALTVGTVALVKHLSKDALPAVDRFGDSLEGVSDSTKVALEGFFELSDGVSQSLSQLSLTSSKVTQEMATDMTTKYNEMNKQIVDGLNTRHAQEMDSMKNFFLNSSVLNDEEEAKILEKKQQAHDKEIEREEYNRKRIGEILQQAADDNRALTEREQKVVENINKHAQDQAVKILSESEMEQKIIMERLKETASIASAQQAAEVVKNSAKQRDKSVKEVNAQYDETVASIIRMRDETGDISAEQADKLIAEAKKQRDGSVMYAENMHQDIVSEAKKQAGEHANEVDWETGEILSKWAVFKDKMADTWQRTNEAISKKVSELVTLISTKFTEFHKKIFDKMAETEADIKSRWNVIIEFFKAIDLKQIGKDIILGLINGIGSKFTAVGEAIKGIADNIKDTFTKLFDIHSPSRVMEKLGGHVGQGLKKGIDGTKDDILESMKNIADGIMSMASPRIKSSEKTKVAAMILKGILNRPKHDRRLVFL; encoded by the coding sequence ATGGCAGAACAAGAAGTTGGTAGATTAAAAGTTAGTCTCTCCATTGATAGTGCAAACTTCGAGAAATCTATTTCCAGTATAGACCGTAACTTAAAAGCAATGGGTCAAGAAATGGCTTCGGCTCGAAACAAAGGTAAGGACTGGGGTAGCTCTATTTCCGGTTTAACAACTAAACAAGATACATTATCTCGTATGTTATCAGGACAAGAAACAAAAGTTAGTAGATTACGGGATGCATATGAGAAAAGCAAAATCGAAACTGGTGAAAACTCGAAAGCTACTGAAAACTTAGCTATCAAATTAAATAAAGCAGTTGCTGAATATGACAAGACGGAAACTGAGTTAAAACAAGTAACAGATGCACTTAAAGTTCAACAGGATGAGTTAAAACGCTCTCTAAGTCCATGGCAACAGTTGAGCGATAAAATGGATACTTTGGGTTCGAAAATGAAAGATGTTGGAGGAAAAATGAAGGATGTCGGTAAGAACCTTTCATTAAAATTGACAGCCCCATTATTAGCTTTAGGTACTGGAGCAGTAAAAGCTGCAGTCGATTTTGAATCCGGAATGGCAGGAGTTCGTAAAACCACGGATTTAACAGACGCAGAATTTGCGACACTTACACAAGGAATTCGTGATATGGCAAAAGAAATGCCAGCAGCGGCAACTGAAATAGCAGGAATTACAGAACAGGCCGGACAGTTGGGAATTAAGAAAGAAGCGTTGCTTAGCTTTACTCGTACAATGGCCGACCTGGGAGTTTCGACGAATATGTCGTCTGAACAGGCATCTAATGCGCTTGCTCGTCTTGCTAATATCACAAAAATGAATCAACAAGACTTTGATAAATTAGGCTCTTCAGTAGTTGCTCTAGGAAATAATTTCGCAACAACAGAAGGTGAAATTGTGGATATGGCATTACGTTTAGCTGGTGCTGGTTCGCAAATTGGTATGTCCGAAGCAGATATTTTAGGATTATCTGCTGCTTTAAGTTCTGTTGGTATTGAAGCTGAAATGGGTGGTTCCGCAATGAGCCGTGTAATGGTTCGTATGCAGATTGCCGCAACGACTGGACTAGGAAAAGTGATGGACTTATCCAAGAAGACAGGAATGTCTTTAAGGGATATGCAGTTGATGGCTGCAAACGATGGTAAAGGTTTTAAAGAATTAGCTGGTTCTTTAAAAATGACGCAAGATGAAATGAAAAGCATCATTAATGCTGGTGTAGATTTAGAGAACTTTGCAAAAGTAGCTGGTATGACTGGCGAACAATTTAAGAAAGCGTTCCAAGAAGATGCAGTAGGGGCTATCGCTTCATTTGTCGAAGGATTAGGTACTGCAGAAGAAAAAGGCGATTCAGCCATCAACATATTGGAAGAAATGGGTATCAAAGAGGTACGTTTGCGTGATAGTTTATTACGTTCAGGCGGAGCACATAAATTAGTAGCAGACGCAATAGAGTTGTCGAATAAAGGATGGACTGAAAATGTAGCATTAACAAATGAAGCTGAGCAACGTTATGCAACAACAGCCTCTAAAATGACGGTTTTTTTGAACAAAATAAAAGATTTAGGAATTACCATCGGAGATATTTTGATTCCAAAAGTAATTGCATTAATGGATTTTATTGCACCATTAATTGAAAAATTCCAAGGGATGTCTACCGCAACACAAAACGTTATTTTAGTCTTTGCTGGAATAGCAGCTGCAATAGGTCCTGTACTCGTAATTGTTGGTACATTAATAAGTTCCATTGGCACAATAGTAACCGCATTCGGTACTGTATCAGCGGCCATAGCAGTTGTCACCACAGGAGTAGCAGCGGCTACACCAGCTGTTGGCGCTTTAGCAGCAGTCTTCACTGCTTTAACGGGTCCAGTCGGATTAATAATACTAAGCATTGCTGCATTAACAGTGGGTACAGTTGCATTAGTTAAACATCTTAGCAAAGATGCATTACCTGCAGTCGATAGATTTGGAGATAGCTTAGAAGGTGTTTCAGATTCGACGAAAGTTGCATTAGAAGGATTCTTTGAATTATCTGATGGAGTTAGTCAATCACTATCACAGTTAAGTTTAACATCTTCAAAAGTTACGCAAGAAATGGCTACAGACATGACCACTAAATATAACGAAATGAACAAGCAGATTGTGGATGGCTTAAATACTAGACATGCTCAAGAAATGGATAGTATGAAAAATTTCTTCTTAAATTCGTCCGTTTTAAATGATGAAGAAGAAGCGAAGATTTTAGAGAAAAAACAACAGGCTCATGATAAAGAAATTGAGCGTGAAGAATATAACAGAAAACGCATTGGTGAAATACTACAACAAGCTGCTGATGATAATAGAGCACTTACTGAGCGAGAACAAAAAGTTGTTGAGAACATTAATAAACATGCTCAAGATCAAGCGGTTAAAATTCTTAGTGAAAGTGAAATGGAACAGAAAATCATCATGGAACGATTGAAAGAAACTGCTAGCATTGCATCTGCACAACAAGCAGCGGAAGTCGTCAAAAATAGTGCTAAACAACGTGATAAATCAGTTAAAGAAGTAAATGCTCAATATGATGAAACAGTTGCTAGTATTATTCGTATGCGTGATGAAACTGGAGATATTTCAGCGGAACAAGCAGACAAATTAATTGCCGAAGCAAAAAAGCAACGTGATGGATCTGTAATGTATGCCGAAAATATGCATCAAGATATTGTATCAGAAGCAAAGAAACAAGCTGGAGAACACGCTAACGAAGTTGATTGGGAAACAGGCGAGATTCTATCCAAATGGGCAGTATTTAAAGATAAGATGGCAGATACATGGCAACGAACTAACGAGGCAATTAGCAAAAAAGTTTCTGAGTTGGTAACACTCATATCCACTAAATTTACGGAATTTCACAAGAAAATTTTCGACAAAATGGCAGAAACGGAAGCGGATATTAAATCTAGATGGAACGTCATTATTGAGTTTTTTAAAGCGATTGACCTCAAGCAAATCGGCAAAGACATTATCCTTGGATTAATTAATGGTATCGGATCTAAGTTTACGGCAGTTGGAGAAGCAATAAAAGGAATAGCTGATAATATCAAGGATACATTTACAAAGCTATTTGATATCCATTCACCTTCTCGCGTAATGGAAAAACTCGGCGGACATGTCGGTCAAGGTTTAAAGAAAGGGATAGATGGAACAAAAGACGATATTTTAGAAAGCATGAAAAATATCGCTGATGGAATTATGTCCATGGCGTCGCCAAGGATCAAAAGTAGTGAAAAGACCAAGGTGGCGGCAATGATACTGAAGGGAATTCTAAATAGGCCAAAACACGATAGGAGGTTAGTATTTTTATAA
- a CDS encoding DUF771 domain-containing protein, whose translation MSNQRLKVELEITIPSDLVVISKVELDELKQQSLKGVYWNMKDVEQRTGRKIDWLKANLLYLPHFRKTLDVENGGFVYYPSAKGQAWSFQANKMADFLDKNFHQIFRK comes from the coding sequence GTGAGTAATCAGCGGTTGAAAGTGGAACTAGAGATTACTATTCCATCGGATCTAGTTGTAATATCTAAAGTGGAACTAGATGAGTTAAAGCAACAATCTTTAAAAGGTGTCTACTGGAACATGAAAGATGTTGAACAACGTACAGGAAGAAAAATTGATTGGTTGAAGGCGAATTTATTATACCTCCCACACTTTAGAAAAACCCTAGACGTTGAAAATGGTGGCTTTGTGTATTATCCATCTGCTAAGGGGCAAGCCTGGTCCTTTCAAGCAAATAAGATGGCTGATTTTCTAGATAAGAACTTTCATCAGATATTTAGAAAATAG
- a CDS encoding phage/plasmid primase, P4 family, translating into MAIIVKEEILEPVMENIPEELQMIPNWVLWRAEWNEKRQQFDKVPYQTNGIDKADSTRNHTWGSFKDIEEAYLNGNVEGIGFVLSEDDPYCVIDIDGLENVEVLPALAQEITDLSYAELSPSGSGIHIWLKGFYHDKEKFKNKNTKLGYEIYSNERFMTFTGETLNNLPISEGTKINSFIEKIFKREEQVQSFITKRNDNFGRAALSEEEVIHIACNNPKTGERFKSFLRGGWEQNYNSDFSSGDLAFLNDLAFWTNCDYGMMDSIYRKSTLMREKFDRPQNGTTYGNEQIMKAISECANTFNPPKGEDEKIKGPWWRTNGNGSISFLHQVLAKEVLKKYHIVRYPSPHSDLYYFNPKKGIYEQDKSGRQINGIIRKFDEDLKSGQIKEVHNYITDLSPIINKVNENYIALKNGILNFTTFEIEPFNPGVFILQKVSVEYKPNAYDSFVESTLKKVTKGHAASIENIKEIFACVLYPGVLVPKIHYLLGRSAHNGKSSILNLIHETFNKDGGNISAVTPQKLASSTFAGSSIYGKLANIVDDNPTSLIEDSGLLKTIVTGGFAEIEKKGRDSETVRLSATFIIASNHFPNLNESGNAINRRLNIIPFDHNFSLDDDCLPDEESMRLTKSDSASEYVLKLAIDALKRMMNNPSSDKLTVNDRAQEAISAFAEHNDPLADFFHEFDEQYFNDVRGARALEDYEQYCRENRIPPMETKKFKEVVNTKFNMEWKDKTINESGFWKTVKGFKSKSKK; encoded by the coding sequence TTGGCCATAATTGTAAAAGAGGAAATACTAGAACCGGTAATGGAAAACATACCAGAAGAGTTGCAAATGATACCAAATTGGGTCTTGTGGCGTGCTGAATGGAATGAGAAACGTCAGCAATTCGATAAAGTACCATATCAAACAAATGGTATAGATAAAGCGGATTCTACAAGAAATCATACTTGGGGATCTTTTAAAGATATTGAAGAAGCGTATTTAAATGGAAATGTCGAGGGAATTGGATTTGTGTTATCTGAAGACGATCCATATTGTGTGATTGATATTGATGGACTTGAAAATGTGGAAGTACTGCCTGCATTAGCACAAGAAATTACAGATCTATCTTATGCAGAATTAAGTCCAAGTGGTTCCGGCATCCATATTTGGTTGAAAGGCTTTTATCACGACAAAGAAAAATTCAAAAATAAAAACACCAAATTAGGATATGAGATTTATTCAAATGAAAGATTCATGACTTTTACTGGAGAAACATTGAATAATCTGCCTATCAGTGAAGGAACTAAAATTAATAGTTTCATAGAAAAAATATTCAAGCGAGAGGAACAAGTTCAATCTTTCATAACTAAAAGGAATGACAATTTCGGACGAGCAGCATTATCAGAAGAAGAAGTTATTCATATAGCTTGCAATAACCCTAAAACAGGTGAGAGGTTTAAGAGTTTTTTACGTGGCGGCTGGGAACAAAATTATAATAGTGATTTTTCAAGTGGGGATTTAGCATTTCTAAATGACTTAGCTTTTTGGACTAATTGTGATTATGGGATGATGGATAGCATTTATCGAAAATCAACTCTAATGCGAGAAAAATTTGATAGACCTCAAAATGGCACGACATATGGAAATGAACAAATAATGAAAGCAATTAGTGAATGTGCTAATACATTTAATCCACCAAAGGGTGAGGATGAAAAAATAAAAGGCCCGTGGTGGAGAACTAATGGTAATGGATCTATTTCATTTCTACATCAGGTCTTAGCTAAAGAAGTATTAAAGAAATATCATATTGTTCGTTATCCAAGTCCACATAGCGATTTATATTATTTCAATCCTAAAAAAGGGATATATGAGCAAGATAAATCGGGACGTCAAATTAACGGTATTATTCGCAAGTTTGATGAAGATTTAAAAAGTGGACAAATAAAAGAGGTTCACAATTATATAACAGACTTGTCACCAATTATTAATAAAGTAAATGAAAATTATATTGCATTAAAAAACGGGATTTTGAATTTCACAACCTTTGAAATAGAACCGTTTAATCCAGGAGTTTTTATTTTACAAAAAGTATCCGTTGAATATAAGCCTAATGCTTATGATTCGTTTGTTGAATCCACTTTAAAAAAGGTAACGAAAGGCCATGCAGCTAGTATCGAAAACATTAAAGAAATTTTTGCATGTGTTCTGTACCCAGGTGTATTAGTTCCAAAAATTCATTATTTGCTTGGTCGAAGTGCTCATAATGGAAAATCATCTATTTTAAATTTGATTCACGAAACATTCAACAAAGATGGAGGAAACATTTCAGCAGTAACACCGCAGAAATTAGCGAGCAGTACATTTGCCGGATCTTCTATATATGGCAAGTTAGCAAATATTGTGGACGATAACCCTACATCGTTGATTGAAGATAGCGGACTATTAAAAACCATTGTCACAGGGGGATTTGCTGAAATCGAGAAAAAGGGGCGTGATTCCGAAACAGTCCGCCTAAGCGCAACATTCATTATTGCTAGTAACCATTTTCCGAATCTTAACGAGAGCGGTAATGCGATTAATCGGAGATTGAACATTATACCTTTTGACCATAACTTTTCACTGGATGATGATTGTTTACCGGATGAGGAAAGTATGCGATTAACAAAAAGTGATTCCGCAAGTGAATATGTTTTGAAACTAGCGATAGATGCACTAAAAAGAATGATGAATAATCCATCATCAGACAAATTAACTGTAAATGATAGAGCACAAGAAGCAATAAGTGCATTTGCAGAACACAATGATCCGCTTGCTGACTTCTTTCATGAATTTGATGAACAGTACTTTAATGATGTGCGAGGCGCAAGAGCTCTAGAAGACTATGAACAATATTGTAGAGAGAATCGCATTCCACCAATGGAAACAAAAAAGTTTAAAGAAGTTGTTAACACTAAATTTAATATGGAATGGAAAGATAAAACCATAAACGAAAGCGGATTTTGGAAAACGGTGAAGGGTTTTAAGTCGAAAAGTAAAAAATAG
- a CDS encoding FtsK/SpoIIIE domain-containing protein: MIFEILTTTFMGGIALKAFVKKKGLATNDSGKIQRIISLSGLNVKDGKETLTTQLIRKKSYEWGMEYAYRIPLGRSYDDYLAKQRVLEDGLNNRRQRISIADLKSLQLDENIIDNLKTLWTNKLTERKEIEIIFDGLLKIRVYNEPLPLQVPFEPGVNWSVPVGVTRDKNTFRYHDFEKIPHLVTGGSSGYGKSTFINSMITSLLQSQPDYVSFYLIDLKGGVELCDYESIKQTVSIAYEPEEALTTLQAAYDQMRTIQNRLRFLGKKNVQEAGIKERYFVIIDEVGELNPAEAVGTPDRKLKEECQKLMSQISRLGRGLGFRQILATQYPTGDVIPRQCKQNSDAKLSFRVQSATASKVVLDETGAELLPQIKGRAIYQTADKREILQTPLITSEIIQKTLAPYVVEKVEKEVIVLEQAEVEQPRGIDTIIIEEI, encoded by the coding sequence ATGATATTTGAAATTTTAACAACAACTTTTATGGGTGGAATTGCATTAAAAGCATTCGTGAAAAAGAAAGGTTTAGCCACGAATGATAGCGGAAAAATACAGCGAATCATATCGCTATCCGGATTAAACGTAAAAGATGGCAAAGAAACGCTTACGACGCAGCTAATCCGCAAGAAATCATATGAATGGGGCATGGAATACGCCTATCGAATACCGCTAGGGCGCAGTTATGACGACTATTTAGCGAAACAACGTGTATTAGAGGACGGATTAAACAATCGTCGTCAACGTATCAGCATTGCAGATTTAAAGTCGTTGCAACTCGATGAAAATATCATTGACAACCTTAAAACGCTATGGACTAACAAACTTACGGAGCGTAAAGAAATCGAAATAATATTCGATGGATTACTGAAAATACGTGTCTATAACGAGCCTTTACCGTTACAAGTACCGTTTGAGCCTGGTGTTAATTGGAGCGTCCCTGTGGGTGTTACACGCGATAAAAACACATTCAGATACCATGATTTCGAAAAAATACCGCACCTCGTTACCGGAGGATCATCAGGATATGGGAAATCTACGTTTATAAATTCGATGATTACAAGTTTGCTACAGAGTCAACCTGATTACGTGAGCTTCTATTTAATCGATTTAAAAGGCGGTGTGGAGTTATGCGACTACGAATCTATTAAGCAGACAGTAAGTATTGCGTATGAACCGGAAGAAGCTCTAACGACATTACAAGCAGCATACGACCAAATGCGAACGATACAGAACCGTCTTAGATTCCTTGGAAAGAAGAACGTCCAGGAAGCCGGTATTAAAGAGCGTTACTTCGTAATAATTGATGAGGTTGGCGAGTTGAACCCTGCTGAAGCTGTAGGAACTCCGGATAGGAAGTTAAAAGAAGAATGCCAGAAGTTAATGAGTCAAATAAGTAGGTTGGGTAGAGGTTTAGGCTTTCGTCAAATCTTGGCCACTCAATATCCTACTGGCGATGTGATCCCTAGACAATGCAAACAAAATAGTGACGCTAAATTATCATTCAGAGTTCAATCTGCAACTGCATCTAAGGTTGTTTTAGATGAAACTGGTGCTGAATTACTTCCACAAATTAAAGGTAGAGCCATCTATCAAACTGCAGATAAACGAGAAATCCTTCAAACCCCATTAATTACATCTGAAATAATTCAAAAGACATTAGCACCTTACGTCGTAGAAAAAGTCGAAAAGGAGGTTATCGTACTTGAACAAGCGGAAGTTGAACAACCGAGAGGAATCGATACTATTATTATTGAAGAAATTTGA
- a CDS encoding helix-turn-helix domain-containing protein, with protein MAMSEKIKILLIKKGMTAVQLAELLDTKPQNLYNKFKRDNFSEKELMEIANALEVKYEGNFYLKDGEKI; from the coding sequence ATGGCAATGAGTGAAAAAATTAAAATCCTATTAATAAAGAAAGGAATGACAGCAGTTCAACTCGCGGAATTATTAGATACAAAACCACAAAATCTGTACAACAAATTCAAGCGTGACAATTTTTCCGAAAAGGAATTAATGGAGATCGCGAATGCTTTGGAAGTGAAATATGAAGGGAATTTTTATTTGAAAGATGGAGAAAAAATATAA
- a CDS encoding YolD-like family protein, protein MAYFDEMMDTPDLSKLRDRGSKKWVAMMLPEHLKLVREYIADQKKSPRPELDEWDIDIIQENIQISMQRNVEVEIKTWKDGAFTYSVGKLTWVDLKNRVIEVEDVFKSFVIRLDEIVDVTVLE, encoded by the coding sequence ATGGCTTACTTCGATGAAATGATGGATACTCCAGATTTATCAAAATTACGTGATAGAGGCTCAAAGAAATGGGTAGCAATGATGTTACCAGAACACTTGAAACTAGTCCGTGAATACATCGCAGACCAAAAGAAATCACCACGTCCTGAACTGGACGAATGGGATATAGACATCATTCAAGAAAACATTCAAATTTCTATGCAACGTAATGTAGAAGTTGAAATAAAAACTTGGAAAGATGGAGCTTTTACTTATAGTGTTGGAAAATTAACATGGGTAGATTTAAAAAATAGAGTCATCGAAGTCGAAGACGTATTCAAATCATTTGTGATTCGATTAGACGAAATAGTTGACGTAACAGTATTAGAATAA
- a CDS encoding Abi family protein produces MSGMGKPFLSLEKQIEKLSSRGLEIKSVSDAKQQLLRTTYYDLINGYKDVFLVEKIDPEEEDQYIRGTTFEDILDLYNLDREIRHVTLEVLLDIECTFYSSLAYCLSEIYGEKQEDYLKKENFRLGRKQRHNNRFERDNLLWKIGKKINEPDEQPLKYYKEQYGNIPPWILVKGLSFGELVMLYKLSSDVVKSNVIMNIIGREASDHDKEFFLKSMEIFNRYRNLAAHGGRIYNNWTNFELPYKPELFRILGIEKAAHNKGKGRNDYAAFTIGLLFFFQNNHRGMLEFIIYLEGSMSEYQKKQPSHYEWTLASLGIPSNYHRSFLDHIGL; encoded by the coding sequence ATGAGTGGAATGGGAAAACCATTTTTATCATTGGAAAAACAAATAGAAAAACTTTCTTCGCGTGGTTTGGAAATTAAATCAGTTAGTGATGCCAAACAACAACTATTAAGAACTACCTATTATGATTTAATTAATGGATATAAAGATGTATTTTTAGTAGAGAAAATAGATCCAGAAGAAGAGGATCAGTATATTAGAGGTACAACTTTTGAAGATATTCTTGATCTATATAATCTAGATAGAGAGATAAGACATGTAACATTAGAGGTTTTACTAGACATTGAGTGTACTTTCTACTCAAGCTTGGCTTATTGCTTGTCAGAAATATATGGGGAAAAACAGGAAGACTATTTAAAGAAAGAAAATTTTAGACTTGGACGAAAGCAGAGACATAACAATCGTTTTGAACGAGATAACCTACTTTGGAAAATTGGAAAGAAAATTAATGAACCTGATGAACAACCACTTAAATACTATAAAGAACAGTACGGAAATATACCACCATGGATATTGGTTAAAGGATTATCATTCGGTGAATTGGTGATGCTATACAAGTTATCATCTGATGTAGTTAAATCAAATGTTATTATGAATATAATTGGCAGGGAAGCCTCGGATCATGACAAAGAATTTTTCCTGAAAAGTATGGAAATATTTAATAGATATAGAAATCTTGCCGCCCATGGTGGTCGTATTTATAATAATTGGACAAACTTTGAACTTCCTTACAAGCCGGAACTGTTTAGGATCCTAGGCATTGAAAAGGCTGCGCACAATAAAGGAAAGGGAAGAAATGATTACGCTGCATTTACAATTGGTCTCTTATTTTTCTTTCAAAATAATCATAGAGGGATGCTTGAATTCATTATATATTTAGAAGGTTCGATGAGTGAATATCAGAAAAAGCAGCCATCTCATTACGAGTGGACCTTAGCTTCATTAGGTATCCCTAGTAATTACCATCGCTCATTTTTAGATCATATTGGATTATAA